cagagccaacagagcggTTACTCCAAATTggaagattttatcagaacgccagggaacacctcaaagtctgcaaaatccaagtaagagggctggcaaagagtagcagaccaaattaaatgtagaggagtgaccacacgttttatcgcttattacagtaagctaggcctatgtttttttagATCTATCaagcaatgagcaattaattcggtttcatgttaaattctgctaattattgtTGCATCTtttgcaacaggttcctgtagtataAACGGaaaagacatgtctgtgacagacttcctgtatcacctctgcttgtaaagcctcaatctaatcgtgtttacataaaataaacctgctcccgagcaggtttaagcttatggacctgttgctatgacagcaagtccaggatgagcttcgaagaaccaaacaatccaagataatgacaaatcgtcaacaatcaaatccagctaactgattagcgacgtacggagaacgggccccaggcGTGGCATGGGGTATACCAACATTGGGATCAGTTGAATAACGGGAAGAGGAGGGCACCTTTACGCACTGCACCGTTTTATAAAAAATGGCATTTAAGTGGCGTAAGCTTTCTTTTGTGCATACGCAACGTTTCTAAACGAGGCTctaggggtgagaggtcaggtatGGGAGGTCAAGTGTGAAAGGTCAGGTGTGAGAGGTCAGGGGAGGGAAGTCAGGGGTGGTGCAGGGCACAGAGAGATGGCTCACCATGGCTGGAAGGGCGAAGAACTCATCCTTTATCTTCCTCAGGTGGTTCACAGACAGGACCTTCTTATTGCCGAAGTCCACAAAGCTaacctccacctgcctgcctcctggatggcctacacacacacaaacacaccttatgAAACATCTCAACAAACTTCTgacgggggtcagatggctgagcggttagggaatcggtctattaatcagaaggtttccggttcaattcctggctgtgacaaatgacgtgtttttgggcaaggcacttcaccctacttgcctcgggggaatgtccctgtacttactgtaagtcgctctggataagagcgtctgctaaaatgtatatgtatatgtaaaACACACAATCAAAGCCTAAAACAGTAGAAGAGATGCACTCCAGCTGGGTTCTGACCTATGACCGTGGCCCGGTACCACGTCTTGTCATCAGACACAGCCACGCAGGCCTGGTCCAGGACGGGGCAGTACAGTTCCAGACCCTTCTCCTCCCGGACACCCTCCAGGGACGCTCCCCCGTAGAACTCCTGCAGCTTGGCAGTCAGAAGCCAGAACTCCATGTTGTCCACCTGGGAGAGGAGTGGACAGAccgtcagagagagagcgagcgagcaagAAAGAGgagacatacacatacagagggagagacacatggCTCCATACCAGCTGGATATAGAAGTGGGAGGGGTCGATGATGTGGGACACCATGGCGTTGAGCTCCAGGTGGGTGCTGGGGTAGATCGGAGGGTAGTACTGCAGTGGCTTGCGGCCACATGGCATCGTACGGGCGTTCCAAGCCACGGGAGAGTAAAACCTGCAGACGGGCgaaggagagagcgacagacagacGTTACGGTAAAGAACACCATCTGCAGCACTTCTTCCGCAATCAGGCTTACTTGATCAGTGTGTGCGCTCACGTGCATCTATACTATAAAGCTTATACCCCATCGGtgtggggtttgtgtgtgtgtgtcagtcatactggtgtgtgtgaacacatctCTGCTAGCGTCTGGAGCGTGTGTGTACTTGGCCACATCCAGGAACACCAGGTactcctggagggagaggggcacgtTGATGGTGCTGCAGTCCATCGGCGCCTTCTTCAGGTCCACCAGCAGGAAGTCCTGGTCCTGGGCAAACACGTGCATCTCCACCACCGACAAGCTCACCACACGACGGAACTCGTCCGTGGCCTCCACGGTCCAGCccttcacctggacacacacacacgtacaaaactTGTTCACACACAGACGGTCAGACTCCCCTTGGTGCCTCCTCCGTCTGTGAAGGCACAGCGCtgttgtgtgttacctggtctgCAGGGACGATGTCCTTCAGAGAGCACTTGATGGCCTGGGGAGGCCAGCGGCGCAGCTCGGGCTGGAAGGCCATGTCCACCTTCCTCAGACAGTTGTTCAGCCCACTGATGAACAAGTCTGGGCTCTCCTCATCCCTGAGTGATGTAGAGAAAGGACGTTTTATAAATGTAGcgcatttgtgtgtttttgcagggttagtgtgtgtgtgtaccttgcagagtttgtgtgtgtgtgtgtgtgtatacccctGCAgggttagtttgtgtgtgtgtgtatataccccTGCAGGGACAGGTTCTTGGAGAAGCCATAGTCCTGGTAGTAGACCCTGATGCGGGACAGCTGGGGGGCGGGGCAGCTGGTCACGGTGTCCAGGCAACCACGCTTGAACATCTCTGTCACAACTGCCCGACACCACGCATCCTCCTTCCACTTCACAAACACCAAagagcctggacacacacacacacagactccaatcacatggaaacacacaggcatgtgtaTGGATGTGATGAAGGAATGCACAATgcatgcaggggggggggggggggtggtctcaATAGCTCAGCACTAACTAGGGTGTAGTGGCATGCACAGAAATTCAACTAAATTTGAAATAAAGCCTAGTTTAACatactttttgttttgttttcgttttgttttcattctaatttggatgggtaattaacaacacattcttctgtggtgtgatgaacttaaaactcattttcaattccactttacaggatctacAAGTTCCCTGTTATACACTAACATTAAATGTCGCAACGGTCCAGTTTAATCCTATTAATTCCAGTAAATTCCCATGGAAAGTTTCCAACTTTGAAAACTCCCTGAATATTGCCACCCTACCCCAGACTGCCTCTTCCACACACGGAGTCCGTACCTGTCTTCAGAACGTCTCTGGTGGTGAACAGGCAGCGCTCCCCTGAGCTCACAGAGTTGATCTTCTTGCTCAGCATCACAGCGCTCTTCTTCTCCGCCACGTGACGTACGTAGAAGTGATTTGGATTTTCCACATGAGTCACCAGGACCCACTCCTGCAGcactagatacacacacaatcttccTAAAACATTCCCGTTCACTGTGTCGCCAACTGTCCTACATGCTGTGCACTTCTGCATCTCAACAGGTTAAATCCTCCCCATACCTTTCCCTCGATTGGCAGGGATGACGTCCAATGGGATCACCTTCTTCCACTCTGGCTTTTGTCTATCGTTGGGCTGGTGCAGCTCTGGCCCAATCACTGCCAGCATAAAACAGCTTTGTCATCTCTTATCCAATCACCAAACAGCTGTCATCTCTTGTTTAATCACCAAACATTAAAGTTTTCTATAGAATCACTTACCCAATCACCAAACAgttatacataaatatatatacaaatttTCTATAAGGATAGAGGTGAGTGTGTAAGAAGCCGGGTGAGTTTGTAACAATcgtgggtgagggggaggggggtgagggtggggtgacccaggagggtgggggggcaggggtgaccCAGCAGTGGCCTCGTTGTGCTGGGTTGGTGAGGACGGGGTTCATCTGAGCTGTGGCTGAATGTCAGTGGTCAGgtgattctggagcagcactcaCCTGGGGATTCCTCACGTCCTGCCCTGCGAGCAGCgcctgcaggaggagggggaaccaCATCTGTTtaacctccatctccaccctcacaccctcaccccccagcccaaCATGCTAACTCCTTAAGTCTCTCCCATCTACCtggccctccctccatctctgttccCTGGTCCTCCTCAATGATCTCCTCTATGATGACGTTCGGGGTGGAGTCGGGGCTGGGGTcgtagctggggggggggctcagagcAGGCTGGCCCATCAtctggctctcctcctcctgctgggagCGCATGGGCCCCCTGTGGCTAAGAGACCTGCCCTCCCCTGGGGGGGTGTGGCTGCGCCTGAATGGCTTCTGGTTGCCCCTCCCCTGCAGCTGGGTTCTTGGAGGGGAATGGTCCAGCCTGGGGGGAGGCAGTACAGCATCAACACCTCAGAACTACAGTACAATACAGTACCACCACAGGAGATAACGGCAGGCTCAGGCCTCAGGTACAACTCAGTACTCACAACCTGATTTTCCCCGAATTGATCTTCAGACACGTCTTCAGACCCTGCATTAGACCATCATGCTGGAGGGCCCAACtagaccacaaacacacacaccacagctgtTTGATGTAagaaccacccacacacaggctgtaCTCAGAATGTGTTACTACTCACCTCAACCCAGAGCCCTGAGACAGACAGTACATTTCAAAGGACTGAACATCTACTGGAGCCTGTAGGGTCTCCAGcacctgggcacacacacacacacacacacacgtgtatggaAGGAAAACACACATCAGCAGCAGATGCACTGTCTTGCTCCTGGCAGGTGTAgtgacagttgtgtgtgtgtgtaagagtgtgcatgtgtttaacAAGTATTTAGATAATTAATCTGTCGATTTAAAATCTAAATTAAAATGATTCAGATTTTATTTCCATAATTGTATTCAAAATACTGTTATTCCAAATTGTCAATATTAACACAAATAACAGACCATATATATTTTGCACATTTTGACCTAACCATAACATGCAAAACATACATGCCCATTCTATAGATGGGTTCTCCAACAATTCTCTTTCTCCGgcatgtttaaaatgtttttgttgaaGTGACATACCCATCTCCACGACACTGCAACACGGCCGTAGGTCTGTTTTCAATTGTAGGTAGCTTTTTTAAATACACGTTTGTgcgcgagaaagagagagtacttatatgtgtgcgtgagagacagtgtgcagatgtgcgtgtgtgagagaaagattgTGCagatgtatgtgcatgtgtgcatatgtgagagagtgcatgtgggtctgagagtgtgtgagagtgtgcatgtgtgcccaTACGCTGTCCAGGTGGCAGTAGCTCTCCAGGGAGGGGAACTGATGGACCTGCTTGGCCCTCTGCATGGCTGTCTCCAGGGCGCTCATCCTTTCCTCCACCTTGCCCATCACACGCCTGCTGAAGGGGAAGTGCTGCTCCATGTGGGTCAGCTCAGACAACAGCACCACCTTCCTGTGGGGAGTTTACACACATCAGCTCAACCAAGGTCAGAAACACAGGGAACCCAGAGGGTTCATGGGTGAGGCATTCTAAAACATGAAGTAGATGTTAGTGTTACCTGTGATGGAGGATGTTATAGGCCTCGTCCATAGCTTGGTCTAACTCCTTCTGCAGTCTGGCCTTTTCCTTCTTCACCTGCAAACTCAGGCCCTTCACCAAAGTCTGGAGAGCAGATAAAACCCACACAGATGTTTCCATGCCAACACACCCCTCATACAGCTAGCTACTTGCAGACATCCTAGACACAGCCCTCATACAGCCAgctgcatgcagacacacccctgatacatctagctacatgtagacacacccctgatacatctagctacatgtagacacacccctgatacatctagctacatgcagacacacccctgatacatctagctacatgcagacacaccgctgatacatctagctacatgcagacacacccctgatacatctagctacatgcagacacacccctgatacatctagctacatgcagacacacccctgatacatctagctacatgcacacacccctgatacatctagctacatgcagacacacccctgatacatctagctacatgcagacacacccctgATACATCTAGCTACATGCTGACACACCCCTGATACATCTagctacatgcagacacacccctgatacatctagctacatgcagacacacccctgatacatctagctacatgcagacacacccctgatacatctagctacatgcagacacacccctgatacatctagctacatgcagacacacccctgatacatctagctacatgcagacacacccctgatacatctagctacatgcagacacacccctgatacatctagctacatgcagacacaccgctgatacatctagctacatgcagacacacccctgatacatctagctacatgcagacacacccctgatacatctagctacatgcacacacccctgatacatctagctacatgcagacacacccctgatacatctagctacatgcagacacacccctgATACATCTAGCTACATGCTGACACACCCCTGATACATCTagctacatgcagacacacccctgatacatctagctacatgcagacacacccctgatacatctagctacatgcagacacacccctgatacatctagctacatgcagacacacccctgatacatctagctacatgcagacacacccctgATACATCTAGCTACATGTAGACACACCCCTGATACATCTAGCTACATGTAGACACACCCCTTATCAGGGCTTGAAATTAACTTTTATGCTTGGTAGCACTGGTGCTCCCAACTTACCAACAAAAAATTATGAGCACAAAATGAACCTGTTCATTTAGTATTTTCAGCTCTTCCAAGTTACCGGTAACTTGCTTGTTGGACTCGCTAGCTTGTTATGTTAATTTAGCCTATTCAGCCTCCCAGGTATGTTCTTTATTCGGGGTTGTcaagcctcacacacacgcatttcagcctgttcacacgctctcacgccacacctagcatttctcacgctgagaaggcaaCGCCAGCCAAGTTGTCCTGCTAACGTTGTATTCGCACGAGTGAAGGTTCTCGGCGACCGTACGTTCGTTACTAGGTAAGCAACAAGAGATGCGAACACACGTGAAAGCTCGtctcaggggagggggggaatctcactccaagcttttgataaaacttgacAACCCTGTCTTCATGCTATTGTGTAGCTGAATAACTGTTAATGTGTCACGTTAACATACCGGACACCtatattcagcctgttgttctgtgtgctattgtgtagttgaataacttgcctttccagattaaatgtctgttcttggtcttggattttgtgaaatacatttctaaataaaTGCGACTCATAGTCCAGTGCGACTTATATAtgatttttttcctttttgaCTGATGCGACTTATACTCCGGAGCGACTTATAGTCCGAAAAATACGATAATTAGCGAGTGTTTTGTGAAATTAAAACAGGTCGCACCATAACGATAATTTGCACTCGTACAAATGCTCCCAAATGTATTTTGCGGTCGACCAAAATGGTCGCAATTTCGAGCCCTGCCTTATACTAGAACTCTGAGGAGAGATGATGTCACCTGGTGGATGTCCCGCAGCTGGGCCATGCTCTTTGAGGCTTGCAAGAGGGcgtcctccatcacctcctctgTAACCTTAATATcagaggcctacacacacacacacacacatcatttgaTGAAACCCATTAGACCTCAGACGCAAATGTATTCTGGCTGCAAGCATTGGCCAGCCCCCCTGGGTGACACACCTGTGCAGAGGGAGCCATGTGCGGTACCTCTGTGCTGTTCTCCTGGACGGGTGACGAGGGCTTGACTTTGTGTATCCTCTGTCGGTCAATGCGAGAGCTAACAAGCGAAACACGCTTGTCAACGCCAAATAAAGCAAGAAACTTCAAATGAGTTGTCAATAACACAGACAGCGCTTGAGGACCATCTCACCTCCTTGTCTTGTTCATCTTGGCAGTGTAGATGAGGCCAATGACTCTGCTGTCAACCTGTaggccctccacacccccctctgGGAGAGTGGACTCGACCTGCAACGACACCCAGCATGATTAAACACACCATGGATGCTCTTGAGGTAGGACAGAAATAACCATAAGCTACGGGATATTCAATGGTACATTAATAGTATAATTGCTGTTTGCTGAGGTTTTGATGGAGCAGCGTTACCTTGCAATCGGGACAAATAATGACGTTGATGAACTCTAGAGAGCGCAGGCAGGCTGCGCAGAAGATGTGCCCGCACAACAGCAAATGGGGCAGGTTACCCACGACATCATCCTCTGGTGATTAAATAtattaaaatacatgttttacttCACCATATAATAAAAGTCAGGCTGTTACAGTACACTTATTCTTGATTAATTGAGACTGGTGAAGCCGAAACGCTACCACGCGAGAGCCTTGGAGAAAATGTCTGCGTGCTGCCACCTGCACCTGCGCCTCACAACGCCGAAGTCATTAGCTTGCTAACTTAGCAAGGTGAAAGACgcattttattacatttttaatACAAAGTCGCACGTCTCTACTTACTGCATAAAAGTTATCAAAAATAGTATACTACTACTAATAGTTCTTATGAACTGCTATCGCCTAACTTGCATGGCCAGCACTTGAACGCTGTAGTCGGCATCCCTTGCGCAGTAGGAGCAACAGGCCATGTGTTCGGTTTGACGGTTGACAAAGTAATTTGTTTAGCCTTTGTCGGTTCTGAAAGATAATCCCAGGAAAAAGATAGGATTGAACGCGGTCAGGACAGCAAAGATAATTTACCTGGTAAAATATAAGCAGTGCCGCATATTTTGCAAAAAACGGAGTTGGAATTGTCCCCTCTGTCAGACATCTTCAGAAATGTTCATCAGTCCTCAAATGCAACAAATAATGACGCGGCTTCCCCTCCTGCAATCATGTCACGTGATCAATAAATACAATCCAATTCACTATAATGACCACGAAGGAAATTGAAGACATTAAAGCCAAATTATTGTGACAGTCACAAGTCAACTTCTAGAGGGTTAATTTATGAGGCAATGGCCTAAAACTTGAACCCCAATCTTTTTTACAGATTGGGCAAGGCGTGTACAGAGTGCATGTTGTGGTATCGATTAAGGAACTGTTGACATTACACCTGCACGTGTCACCAGGTTAGGTTGGATGATTAGACTGAGCATTGACTTGGTCGCATGGTGGCGCTATAGTACTGCATTTCTCATAATTAACCTACTATTGCTGCTAAGGTTACGATGATAATAACAGTTTATTAAACTAAAACACAAATGAAAAAATCTAA
The DNA window shown above is from Osmerus eperlanus chromosome 3, fOsmEpe2.1, whole genome shotgun sequence and carries:
- the rnf17 gene encoding RING finger protein 17 isoform X1, with protein sequence MSDRGDNSNSVFCKICGTAYILPEDDVVGNLPHLLLCGHIFCAACLRSLEFINVIICPDCKVESTLPEGGVEGLQVDSRVIGLIYTAKMNKTRSSRIDRQRIHKVKPSSPVQENSTEVPHMAPSAQASDIKVTEEVMEDALLQASKSMAQLRDIHQTLVKGLSLQVKKEKARLQKELDQAMDEAYNILHHRKVVLLSELTHMEQHFPFSRRVMGKVEERMSALETAMQRAKQVHQFPSLESYCHLDSVLETLQAPVDVQSFEMYCLSQGSGLSWALQHDGLMQGLKTCLKINSGKIRLLDHSPPRTQLQGRGNQKPFRRSHTPPGEGRSLSHRGPMRSQQEEESQMMGQPALSPPPSYDPSPDSTPNVIIEEIIEEDQGTEMEGGPGAARRAGREESPVIGPELHQPNDRQKPEWKKVIPLDVIPANRGKVLQEWVLVTHVENPNHFYVRHVAEKKSAVMLSKKINSVSSGERCLFTTRDVLKTGSLVFVKWKEDAWCRAVVTEMFKRGCLDTVTSCPAPQLSRIRVYYQDYGFSKNLSLQGDEESPDLFISGLNNCLRKVDMAFQPELRRWPPQAIKCSLKDIVPADQVKGWTVEATDEFRRVVSLSVVEMHVFAQDQDFLLVDLKKAPMDCSTINVPLSLQEYLVFLDVAKFYSPVAWNARTMPCGRKPLQYYPPIYPSTHLELNAMVSHIIDPSHFYIQLVDNMEFWLLTAKLQEFYGGASLEGVREEKGLELYCPVLDQACVAVSDDKTWYRATVIGHPGGRQVEVSFVDFGNKKVLSVNHLRKIKDEFFALPAMALRCCLADVLPLERQQGWSEASTERFITLLNHKLVTAVATKEVPRSKALPVRLFLSSKSGNSCIADLLVTEQLARFNQGVRPSAPQDPVGDVVVWDPPFEALLGEGGSEPPEQAGDEAQELQPRLVLPPSLKDLRVRVTHVSSPGSFHVQLAWCDGQMKRLYEVLKQKYARSEPSEVEWQAGMFCAAYINGVWERAQLCSAVPSSSMAEVLRCDFGNKVKLHVTNLRPLLPHLEGSLALECTLTNVRPAGGRSSWTATACDFISEHLTGVTATITIQEKTEKGPVPVCLVCSNRAGQEVSIADFLVSEGLALKERKPSPSPPSMPTLEELPEETQGDACPPDLSCSPPPAPRPTPRTTPVREKIQTQLYQPPELPLCGHTQMSVSAVGEDGIIYAMTLQAERQFEQLRERLQQHMKTLPRQKPYTWKSVLGCAVMGPDMLWYRGQVLEVIGGHVKVRYVDQGLVENIPVCHVYPALLCDDVPQLCVPCQLHGVIPVGKVWQLDAVALLKELLLNRCVDMQLMDQPEDPRGCLMVQVFLQGLTLSRIMVHHQHASMDQLASADVQEHVEQGFPDLDDWDMDTEGLEAMDTVLGGFSNPSLPEEGERFRVTIKHLRTPNEVFLSPLEQGILKVDGESLEEALNTVNDHRETLAPLTDFPLEAPCLVEYSDGLYYRAKVLGFAGLNPLEVLVRHVDYGSDDTLPINKLRQIPPHLLMFPCKALKVRLAGFQPPRVRRELECLSYSPKWSMKAALEMIDLLHGNITASVTATEPELSVFLYDENGALVHLPLLNKGLADYN